Proteins from one Salaquimonas pukyongi genomic window:
- the secDF gene encoding protein translocase subunit SecDF has protein sequence MLYFSRWSTVSILLVVLAGIIFAAPNLVSKSTLQALPDWLPKDQMTLGLDLQGGSHLLMQVDRPSMVEERKEALEDDARRILREDKIGYRFSKLQGEAGLDVRLRDPAQRDLAVEKLETLTQPVNSGIFGQGTVREIDLTEPEPGLIRLTLNEDGIDNAMAAAVTQSIEVIRKRIDELGTTEPVVQRQGADRILVQVPGLDDPARLKALIGTTAKLTFHLVSDAMSPADALQSRPPAGTKILYDEETDPPTPYLVESRAMVDGEDLVDAQSGFDQRTNEPIVTFRFNTKGASRFGQVTTANVGRPFAIVLDDNVLSAPVIREPIIGGSGQISGSFTPESSNNLAILLRAGALPAKLTVLEERTVGPGLGADSIAAGKIAAIVGAVGVLIFMLLAYGLLGVIADIALAANIAMIVGILSYLGATLTLPGIAGIVLTMGMAVDSNVLIYERIREERRNGRNLIQSFDAGFRTAFGTILDANITTLIAAFILFYLGSGPIRGFAVTLAIGIVTTVFTAYTFSRLMMALWVKWKRPKELPRRPVSLVPDNTGFRFMTHRRFSFPLSGLAMIASIVLFFAVSLNFGIDFKGGTLVELQAKQETADIGDVRSRLGELELGDVQVQEFGSPREILVRVESQGTVDNAEQSVETLVRQTLEADYEFRRVEVVGPTVSGELAQTGTIAVIAALLAIMVYIWFRFEWQFAVGAVVATLHDVILTIGMFAVLQLEFSLSSIAAMLTIVGYSLNDTVVVYDRIRENLRKYKKMPVPQLLDLSINNTLSRTILTSLTTLVALLALYFLGGEVLAPFTFAMIFGVVVGTYSSVFIAAPVLILFKLRPGQVAGADKDDADSEKAATAATQPVNFG, from the coding sequence ATGCTGTATTTTTCCCGCTGGAGCACCGTTAGCATTCTCCTGGTTGTGCTGGCCGGCATTATCTTTGCCGCTCCCAATCTGGTTTCCAAATCGACGCTGCAGGCATTGCCAGACTGGCTGCCGAAAGACCAGATGACGCTCGGGCTCGACCTTCAGGGCGGCAGCCATCTGTTGATGCAGGTTGACCGGCCTTCCATGGTGGAGGAGCGAAAGGAAGCGCTGGAAGACGATGCGCGGCGCATTTTGCGGGAAGACAAGATCGGGTACCGCTTCTCCAAGCTGCAGGGTGAGGCGGGGCTGGATGTCCGGCTGCGCGATCCGGCCCAGCGCGATCTGGCGGTTGAAAAACTCGAAACGCTGACCCAGCCGGTCAATTCCGGCATTTTTGGCCAGGGCACGGTGCGCGAGATCGATCTTACCGAGCCTGAACCGGGACTGATCCGCCTGACGCTCAACGAAGACGGCATCGACAATGCCATGGCGGCAGCCGTCACGCAGTCTATCGAGGTTATCCGCAAGCGTATCGACGAACTGGGCACCACCGAGCCGGTGGTTCAGCGCCAGGGCGCGGACCGTATTTTGGTGCAGGTGCCGGGGCTCGATGACCCGGCACGCCTTAAGGCACTGATCGGCACGACTGCAAAACTCACCTTCCATCTGGTTTCCGATGCGATGAGCCCGGCTGACGCGCTCCAAAGCCGCCCGCCGGCAGGCACCAAAATCCTGTATGACGAAGAGACCGACCCGCCGACGCCTTATCTGGTGGAGAGCCGTGCGATGGTCGATGGCGAGGATCTCGTCGACGCGCAATCGGGCTTTGATCAGCGCACCAACGAGCCGATCGTCACCTTCCGTTTCAACACCAAGGGTGCTTCGCGTTTCGGCCAGGTGACGACGGCCAATGTCGGCCGGCCCTTTGCCATCGTGCTTGATGACAACGTATTGTCGGCGCCGGTCATCCGCGAGCCGATCATTGGCGGTTCAGGCCAGATTTCCGGCAGTTTCACGCCGGAATCCTCAAACAATCTGGCGATCCTGCTGCGCGCCGGAGCCTTGCCGGCCAAGCTGACCGTTCTGGAAGAGCGTACCGTGGGGCCAGGGCTTGGCGCCGACTCCATTGCTGCCGGCAAGATCGCGGCCATTGTCGGCGCGGTCGGTGTCCTGATCTTCATGCTGCTGGCCTATGGCCTGCTTGGCGTTATCGCCGACATCGCCCTTGCCGCCAACATTGCCATGATTGTCGGCATCTTGTCCTATCTTGGTGCAACGCTGACCCTGCCGGGCATTGCCGGTATCGTGCTGACCATGGGCATGGCGGTCGATTCCAACGTGCTGATCTATGAACGCATCCGCGAGGAACGGCGCAACGGGCGCAACCTGATCCAGTCTTTCGACGCCGGGTTCAGGACCGCCTTCGGTACCATTCTCGATGCCAACATCACCACGCTGATCGCCGCCTTTATCCTGTTCTATCTGGGTTCAGGTCCGATCCGCGGCTTTGCGGTAACGCTGGCGATCGGTATCGTGACCACCGTCTTTACCGCCTATACCTTTTCCCGCTTGATGATGGCGCTGTGGGTCAAGTGGAAACGGCCGAAGGAGCTGCCGCGCCGCCCGGTCTCCCTGGTGCCGGACAATACCGGTTTCCGCTTCATGACGCACAGGCGCTTCTCCTTCCCGCTGAGCGGCCTGGCCATGATTGCCTCCATCGTGCTGTTTTTCGCCGTGAGTCTTAATTTCGGCATCGATTTCAAGGGCGGCACGCTGGTCGAACTGCAGGCCAAACAGGAAACGGCCGATATCGGCGATGTGCGTTCGCGCCTTGGTGAACTGGAACTTGGCGATGTCCAGGTGCAGGAGTTCGGTTCACCACGCGAAATTCTCGTGCGGGTGGAAAGCCAGGGCACCGTCGACAACGCCGAACAGAGCGTGGAAACCCTGGTACGCCAGACTCTCGAGGCGGACTATGAATTCCGCCGCGTCGAAGTGGTGGGTCCGACGGTTTCCGGCGAACTGGCACAAACCGGCACGATAGCCGTCATTGCCGCGCTGCTCGCCATCATGGTCTATATCTGGTTCCGCTTTGAATGGCAGTTTGCGGTCGGCGCGGTGGTGGCGACGCTGCATGACGTGATCCTGACCATCGGCATGTTCGCGGTGTTGCAGCTTGAATTCTCGCTTTCCTCCATCGCGGCCATGCTGACCATTGTCGGTTATTCGCTCAACGATACGGTGGTTGTCTATGACCGAATTCGCGAGAATTTGCGCAAATACAAGAAAATGCCGGTGCCGCAATTGCTCGATCTTTCGATCAACAACACACTGTCGCGCACCATTCTCACCTCGCTGACCACACTGGTGGCGCTGCTGGCGCTCTACTTCCTGGGCGGCGAAGTGCTGGCACCGTTCACCTTTGCCATGATCTTCGGTGTTGTGGTGGGCACCTATTCGTCGGTGTTCATCGCTGCGCCCGTGCTGATCCTGTTCAAGCTGCGGCCAGGCCAGGTTGCCGGTGCCGACAAGGATGACGCGGACAGCGAAAAAGCGGCGACGGCTGCCACTCAGCCGGTCAATTTCGGCTGA
- the yajC gene encoding preprotein translocase subunit YajC: protein MFVTPAYAQTAGGGGDLFMSILPFVLMFVIFYFLLIRPQRKQMQERKEMLSNVRRNDTVVTGGGVVGKVTKVIDDNEVEVEIAKDVKVRVMRSLIADVRVKGEPAKQAAKQSAK from the coding sequence ATGTTCGTGACCCCGGCCTATGCCCAGACCGCTGGCGGCGGTGGAGACCTTTTCATGAGCATTCTGCCATTCGTGCTGATGTTCGTTATTTTCTACTTCCTGCTGATCCGCCCGCAGCGCAAGCAGATGCAGGAACGCAAGGAAATGCTTTCCAATGTCCGCCGCAACGACACCGTCGTCACCGGCGGCGGTGTGGTTGGCAAAGTCACCAAGGTGATTGACGACAATGAGGTCGAGGTGGAAATCGCCAAGGACGTGAAGGTGCGCGTGATGCGCAGCCTGATTGCCGATGTCCGGGTAAAGGGCGAGCCTGCCAAGCAAGCGGCCAAACAATCGGCCAAATAG
- a CDS encoding ATP-binding protein, with product MSKKKSENPDLAGLDKKLDRLIAAVESLSPVRTPASPDLAAADAFVWHAETLRLSPVAKVNRIAMPLLKGIDRVRDILVENTERFAAGKAANNVLLWGARGMGKSSLVKAAHAAVNETGKRPLKLIEIHREDIDTLPVLLNLLRGRKERVILFCDDLSFDHDDSSYKSLKAALEGGVEGRPDNVIFYATSNRRHLLPRDMMENERSTAINPSEAVEEKVSLSDRFGLWLGFHKCSQDEYLEMIMSYTDYFKLSYPAEKLRAEALEWSTTRGARSGRVAWQFVQDLAGRLGKRLD from the coding sequence TTGAGCAAAAAGAAGTCAGAAAATCCCGACCTTGCCGGCCTCGACAAAAAGCTGGACCGGTTGATCGCCGCCGTTGAGTCGCTTTCTCCTGTCCGCACGCCGGCCAGCCCCGATCTTGCGGCAGCCGATGCCTTTGTGTGGCATGCCGAAACGCTTCGCCTTTCACCGGTGGCAAAGGTCAACCGGATCGCCATGCCGCTGCTCAAGGGCATAGACCGGGTCCGCGACATCCTTGTTGAAAACACCGAGCGTTTTGCCGCCGGCAAGGCCGCCAACAACGTATTGTTGTGGGGCGCACGCGGCATGGGCAAGTCGTCGCTGGTCAAGGCTGCCCACGCTGCCGTCAACGAAACCGGCAAGAGGCCGCTCAAGCTGATCGAAATCCACCGGGAGGACATCGACACCCTGCCGGTGCTTTTGAACCTCCTGCGCGGCAGAAAGGAACGCGTCATCCTGTTTTGCGATGATCTTTCCTTCGACCACGACGATTCCTCCTACAAGTCGCTCAAGGCAGCGCTGGAAGGCGGCGTTGAAGGGCGGCCCGATAACGTGATTTTCTATGCCACCTCCAACCGCCGCCACCTGTTGCCGCGTGACATGATGGAGAACGAGCGCTCAACGGCCATCAACCCTTCCGAAGCCGTCGAGGAGAAGGTTTCCCTGTCTGACCGGTTCGGTCTGTGGCTTGGTTTCCACAAGTGCAGCCAGGATGAATATCTGGAAATGATAATGAGTTACACTGATTACTTCAAGCTATCCTACCCTGCTGAAAAGCTGCGGGCTGAAGCGCTTGAGTGGTCGACGACCCGTGGCGCGCGCTCGGGCCGGGTTGCCTGGCAGTTCGTTCAGGATCTTGCCGGAAGGCTGGGAAAGCGCCTCGATTAG
- a CDS encoding peptidoglycan DD-metalloendopeptidase family protein, translating into MRTFIMRRHVRLLKRTGFAVLIAASATACSSDFTRFDRNLYSALPGGAQPQPAAANNPYPADVDPTTTASIARGAPHPAATVAPAVGQPDHAGYQPIANVNNQPIRLNNRMNGAVSTNYGSQTAGSVAAARAAPTYNSGVIKRSLPNPVSGPAGLPSARAPKVDPVNTGSIAQAATSLPKPSLSSAAAAGQAVGGQAVGGWNRTGGTAITLRSGETLYNVSKRYGVPVAAIMKANGISNANEVQAGRQIVVPTYVYSRSAPVSAPDNDPLTRASRATTGLAGQAMPGRIAIPQHNPREMAALNNNSSLNAQREQIDQRYVPKPLTRDHNANTSVPDYSIVTGSVSRTVPMDGLYTVKSGDSLSAIAVRSGTTVKALMDANGLDNSNIRVGQTLQLPAAANQPAAAQQVARNAPVQGPKAYVKPSLDQTVTNSVSAKAPERTGIKNLRWPVSGRIISGFGDKRRSGPNDGIDISVPEGTTVRAAENGVVIYSGNDLEGFGNLILIRHADGFVTAYAHNKANHVKKGAQVKRGQQIAASGRSGSATVPMLHFEVRKNARPVNPEKYLGG; encoded by the coding sequence ATGCGTACCTTTATCATGCGCCGTCATGTCCGGCTTTTGAAGCGGACCGGGTTTGCCGTACTGATTGCGGCCAGTGCAACGGCATGCAGCTCTGACTTTACCCGATTTGACCGCAATCTTTACTCCGCCCTGCCTGGTGGAGCGCAGCCGCAGCCTGCTGCGGCCAACAATCCTTATCCTGCCGATGTCGATCCGACGACCACCGCCTCCATTGCACGCGGTGCGCCCCATCCGGCTGCCACGGTCGCACCGGCAGTGGGGCAGCCCGATCACGCCGGCTATCAGCCGATTGCCAATGTCAACAATCAGCCGATCAGGCTGAACAATCGCATGAATGGTGCGGTAAGCACCAACTACGGCAGCCAGACCGCGGGTAGTGTTGCTGCAGCACGTGCCGCCCCCACCTACAATTCCGGCGTCATCAAGCGCAGCCTGCCGAATCCGGTCAGCGGGCCAGCAGGCCTGCCATCGGCCCGTGCGCCGAAAGTCGATCCGGTCAATACCGGTTCAATTGCCCAGGCCGCCACCTCGCTGCCCAAACCATCGCTCTCTTCCGCTGCGGCTGCAGGTCAGGCAGTGGGTGGCCAGGCGGTGGGCGGATGGAACCGTACCGGCGGTACGGCCATCACCTTGCGCTCGGGCGAAACCCTGTACAATGTTTCAAAGCGCTATGGCGTACCGGTTGCGGCAATCATGAAGGCAAACGGCATCTCCAATGCCAACGAGGTACAGGCCGGCCGGCAGATTGTCGTTCCGACCTATGTCTATTCGCGCAGCGCGCCGGTTTCGGCGCCTGACAATGATCCGCTGACGCGTGCTTCGCGTGCAACCACCGGTCTTGCTGGCCAGGCAATGCCGGGCAGGATTGCCATCCCCCAGCACAATCCTCGGGAAATGGCAGCGCTTAACAATAATTCCAGCCTTAATGCCCAGCGCGAACAGATCGATCAGCGCTATGTTCCAAAGCCGCTGACCCGCGATCACAATGCAAACACCAGCGTGCCGGACTATTCCATCGTCACCGGATCGGTGTCCCGAACCGTACCGATGGACGGGCTCTATACGGTCAAATCAGGCGATTCGCTGTCGGCGATTGCGGTGCGAAGCGGAACCACGGTCAAAGCGCTGATGGACGCCAACGGTCTGGACAATTCCAACATCCGGGTGGGCCAGACCCTGCAATTGCCAGCGGCGGCAAATCAGCCAGCAGCCGCCCAGCAGGTGGCACGCAATGCGCCGGTTCAGGGGCCGAAAGCCTATGTGAAGCCGAGCCTGGATCAGACCGTCACCAATTCGGTCTCAGCCAAGGCGCCGGAGCGCACCGGAATCAAGAACCTGCGCTGGCCGGTCAGCGGGCGGATCATTTCCGGCTTTGGCGACAAGCGCCGCAGCGGCCCCAATGACGGCATCGACATTTCCGTGCCGGAGGGAACCACCGTGCGGGCTGCTGAAAACGGCGTCGTGATTTATTCCGGCAACGACCTTGAAGGCTTTGGCAATCTGATCCTGATCCGCCATGCGGACGGGTTCGTGACGGCCTATGCCCACAACAAGGCAAACCATGTGAAGAAAGGTGCGCAGGTAAAACGCGGCCAGCAGATTGCAGCATCGGGGCGCTCCGGCAGCGCCACGGTTCCGATGTTGCATTTTGAAGTGCGCAAGAACGCAAGGCCGGTGAATCCGGAGAAGTATCTCGGCGGGTAG
- a CDS encoding GNAT family N-acetyltransferase has translation MGGFVIRQAQPADWPSCWAILQPVFEKGDSYPYRGDMDEMDARRLWLESPLRCYVAQDNGGEVLGTYYLKPNQAGRGDHVCNCGYVTAQAARGRGVASAMCRHSQQEALALGFSAMQFNLVVASNTGAVALWQKLGFEIIGTLPGAFRHDELGPVDAHIMFKTLA, from the coding sequence GTGGGCGGCTTCGTCATTCGACAGGCGCAGCCTGCCGACTGGCCATCCTGCTGGGCAATCCTCCAGCCGGTCTTTGAAAAGGGCGACAGCTATCCTTATCGCGGCGACATGGATGAAATGGATGCCCGCAGGCTTTGGCTTGAAAGCCCGCTGCGCTGTTATGTGGCGCAGGATAATGGTGGAGAGGTTCTCGGCACGTATTACCTGAAACCCAACCAGGCGGGCCGTGGCGATCATGTTTGCAATTGCGGCTATGTCACAGCCCAAGCTGCACGGGGCCGCGGTGTTGCCTCGGCCATGTGCCGCCATTCCCAGCAAGAGGCGCTGGCACTTGGCTTTAGCGCCATGCAGTTCAATCTGGTGGTCGCCAGCAATACCGGCGCGGTGGCGCTGTGGCAGAAGCTTGGATTTGAAATCATCGGCACGCTGCCGGGCGCCTTCCGCCACGACGAACTTGGTCCCGTCGATGCGCACATTATGTTCAAGACCCTGGCCTGA
- a CDS encoding protein-L-isoaspartate(D-aspartate) O-methyltransferase codes for MPVDRREAVASLLLRLRTASVVDKRLFAAFEAVPRQNFVPLVFLDHSYEPGSFPIECGQTMTSADQVARTLLSLDVGASHRVLEIGTGSGYQTALLAHLAKKVTSLDRFRTLVDKAKIRLDTLKITNTLISHADGMDGMPKSLFDRILLNGSVKEPPKHLIEQLASNGVIIAPVGPPDGVQQLVRMTKIGSRFQNETLFEVRMQPLKPGLSRAI; via the coding sequence ATGCCGGTTGACAGGCGCGAGGCGGTTGCAAGCCTATTGTTGCGGTTGAGAACCGCAAGTGTGGTGGACAAGCGGCTGTTTGCGGCGTTCGAGGCAGTGCCGCGGCAGAATTTCGTACCGCTGGTCTTTCTCGATCATTCCTATGAGCCGGGCTCGTTTCCCATCGAATGCGGGCAGACCATGACGTCCGCCGACCAGGTTGCGCGCACGTTGCTGTCACTGGACGTCGGCGCCAGCCACCGGGTTCTGGAAATCGGCACGGGTTCGGGCTACCAGACCGCCTTGCTGGCGCATCTGGCCAAAAAGGTCACCAGTCTCGACCGGTTCCGCACCCTGGTGGACAAGGCCAAAATCCGGCTCGATACGCTGAAGATCACCAACACGCTCATCAGCCATGCCGACGGCATGGACGGCATGCCAAAATCGCTTTTCGACCGCATCCTGCTCAATGGATCGGTCAAGGAGCCGCCAAAACACCTGATCGAGCAGCTTGCTTCCAATGGTGTCATCATCGCGCCGGTCGGTCCGCCGGATGGTGTTCAGCAACTGGTGCGGATGACCAAGATCGGTTCCAGGTTCCAGAACGAAACCCTGTTCGAGGTGCGCATGCAGCCGTTAAAACCCGGCCTTTCAAGGGCAATCTGA
- the surE gene encoding 5'/3'-nucleotidase SurE has product MRILITNDDGIHAPGLQSCIRIAETFTNDVWVCAPESDQSGLAHSLTLSEPLRLRKIEEKRFALKGTPTDCVIMAVREILPEPPDLILSGVNSGQNIADDVTYSGTVAGAIEGAMLDIRAIALSQAYSWDEGLRTVPWHTAETLAPKIIAELIKTDFPRRSCVNVNFPNCEPQDVKGTEVTRQGTFTHGLYMEKRHDGRGFPYYWLRFGREREAPRDGTDIKALAENKVSITSLKLDLTDDVFSATLRERF; this is encoded by the coding sequence ATGCGCATTCTCATTACCAATGATGACGGCATTCATGCGCCGGGGCTTCAGTCCTGCATCCGCATTGCCGAAACCTTCACCAACGATGTGTGGGTCTGCGCGCCGGAAAGCGATCAGTCCGGGCTTGCCCATTCGCTGACGCTTTCAGAGCCCTTGCGGCTTCGCAAGATCGAGGAAAAGCGCTTTGCGCTGAAGGGCACGCCGACCGACTGCGTCATCATGGCGGTGCGTGAAATCCTGCCCGAGCCGCCCGACCTTATTCTGTCGGGGGTCAATTCGGGCCAGAACATTGCCGACGATGTGACCTATTCGGGCACGGTGGCCGGTGCGATCGAAGGCGCGATGCTCGATATCCGTGCCATTGCCCTTTCGCAGGCCTATAGCTGGGACGAGGGACTGCGCACGGTGCCCTGGCATACGGCCGAAACGCTGGCGCCCAAAATCATTGCCGAACTGATCAAGACCGATTTTCCAAGACGAAGCTGTGTCAACGTCAATTTTCCCAATTGCGAACCGCAGGACGTCAAGGGAACGGAAGTCACCCGCCAGGGAACCTTCACCCACGGCCTTTACATGGAAAAGCGCCATGACGGGCGCGGCTTTCCCTATTACTGGCTGCGCTTCGGGCGCGAACGCGAAGCCCCGCGCGACGGCACCGACATCAAGGCGCTGGCCGAAAACAAGGTGTCGATCACGTCCCTGAAGCTCGATTTGACCGATGATGTCTTCAGTGCAACCTTGCGCGAACGGTTCTGA